The DNA sequence ACAAGCATATTACTATTTTTGTAACCCAAACTATCAGTAAAGCGGAAAATCTTTCCAAAGAATTAAAGAATTTTCTGGTTTCTAAAGAGAAAATTACCCCCGAAGATGCTGAGAAAAAGGTATTGCCCATCACATCTAGCTCAAAGCACAAGTCGAATAGGTTGATACTTAAAGAGGTTGATGAATCAAAAAATCCTGTCGAATGGATAGTCTCAGTCAGTATGTTAACGGAAGGGTGGGATGTGGATAATGTTTTCCAGATCGTTCCCCACGAAGAAAGGGCATTTAACTCAAAGTTGCTGATAGCTCAGGTTCTTGGCAGAGGATTGAGGATACCTAAGAGCTATCTTTCTGAGCAGCCCACAGTTACCATATACAACCATTATCAGTGGGGAGAATCGATAAGAGAATTGGTAGAAGAAGTAATGGATTATGAAAAAAGAGTAAAGAGTTACATTGTCACCAAAGAAAAAGACTATAATTTTCTACTTCACAATATGAAATATGAGAAATCAGAGATCCACGAAAAGCATGCTCGAATAGACCCCTACAGGACACCGACGGTGCCGGAATTAAGCACTCAAACAGGAATTTTGAAATTGAGGACTACTTATTTTCAATTTAAAGAGCAGAAGGAAAATGAAGTTGTTACAAAAATACCCGTGAAGATGTATTCAGTTGATCGGATAGTTAGCGATATAGTTAACAAATTATCTGTGTTTGACGATGAAGCAAAGACAGAATATTCTTATAAGGTGGATTCAAGGAAGCTTAAGGCCGATATCGAGAGAGCACTATCAAAAGCTGACCCCGATAACACGGGTATGTTGACAGAAGAAAACAAGAATAGGATCGAAAGATCGTTCGATGTTCTTAAGAGAGAAGCAACAGGCAGAACGGTAATAAGAAGAGATTCAAAGAATCCGTATATCATAAATACCAAAGAGATTCCAACCTCAAGCGCTAAGGTTTCAGAGTTCTCAAAAAATAAAGCAATGATTTACGAGAAATACTCAATAGAACTATCCAAGAAAGAAGATATAGAACTAATTGAAAAAGCTAGTAATGAAGCAGCACGGAAGAATGTGATAGTCATTGAGAATAGACACCTATTTCATTGCCCCCTAAACCTTGTCATACTCTCCCATGGAAATGAAAGAGAATTCGCTAGGTATTTGGTCAAACCGGAATATGTACAAAAAATAGATGCTTGGGTAAAGTCTACAGATAGGGGATTTTACGATATAACGTATACCTATAGAGCAGGTAGTCCAAATTCTTTGGCTCGTCATGGTGGTCACCAGAAATGGGCAAAATTCAATCCTGATTTCTTCATAAAGATCGGAAAGAATGTTCTGGTCGTGGAAATCAAGTCCGACGAGGATCT is a window from the Thermoplasmatales archaeon genome containing:
- a CDS encoding Restriction endonuclease, which translates into the protein MESEMTEVKVNELVLQVTKDINPNKLDIDKYEDFLEALCGHREFQKEAIRNIVRFLLGGEYKNTEDLAKKNFERNPTLKEYYTNFDNFRNKLEFPDKLACTVDLATATGKSWVMYGIAQILLCEGAVDQVLILCPSVTVKTELLKKFKRFAIDRNLRAALQDESIPVKFNPSVTDASRTIEKWDICIDNVHKTYSHVTSSIADSLTGKGSKTLILNDEAHHIMNPDFESARTEIEAMKEWKKFLQDKKYNFRFIVGLTGTPYIGNEYARDVVYRYSIMQAMEGDLAGNFVIKKIDYLKESNAKNWSQKLEEIYANHQRNKKTWNKADKHITIFVTQTISKAENLSKELKNFLVSKEKITPEDAEKKVLPITSSSKHKSNRLILKEVDESKNPVEWIVSVSMLTEGWDVDNVFQIVPHEERAFNSKLLIAQVLGRGLRIPKSYLSEQPTVTIYNHYQWGESIRELVEEVMDYEKRVKSYIVTKEKDYNFLLHNMKYEKSEIHEKHARIDPYRTPTVPELSTQTGILKLRTTYFQFKEQKENEVVTKIPVKMYSVDRIVSDIVNKLSVFDDEAKTEYSYKVDSRKLKADIERALSKADPDNTGMLTEENKNRIERSFDVLKREATGRTVIRRDSKNPYIINTKEIPTSSAKVSEFSKNKAMIYEKYSIELSKKEDIELIEKASNEAARKNVIVIENRHLFHCPLNLVILSHGNEREFARYLVKPEYVQKIDAWVKSTDRGFYDITYTYRAGSPNSLARHGGHQKWAKFNPDFFIKIGKNVLVVEIKSDEDLTVENKAKLKYAKMHFDEINSKQKEVKYQFIFLSPTDFSSFFEMISSGKFEGYVSNLEAELMNNG